From a single Cyclobacterium marinum DSM 745 genomic region:
- a CDS encoding LolA family protein: MFSKKIITIILLFHCFSTALFAQSDAKAVEILSKVSENYKSLNGFTGLFEYSYSTEDEGLIQTNTGNVTVKGNKYRLTLDDQEIFNNGKTVWTLIKSTKYKEVTINNVEDDVDELTPSNVYNIYKKGYTSQLIGSSEINGTPAHEILLTSDKANARFKRIKLYIDKAKNEILAWEIKDDVGGTFKYTFKELNPNVKIVDDYFVFKVSENQDVEVIDLR; encoded by the coding sequence ATGTTTAGTAAAAAAATAATCACCATAATTCTGCTTTTCCACTGCTTTTCCACTGCTTTATTTGCGCAAAGCGATGCCAAAGCTGTAGAAATACTTTCTAAGGTTAGCGAAAATTATAAAAGCCTTAACGGTTTCACTGGGCTTTTTGAATACAGTTATTCTACAGAAGATGAAGGACTTATTCAAACCAACACAGGAAATGTAACTGTAAAAGGAAATAAATACAGGCTTACACTTGATGACCAAGAAATATTTAATAACGGAAAAACTGTGTGGACGCTTATAAAATCTACCAAATACAAAGAGGTCACCATAAACAATGTTGAAGATGATGTAGATGAACTCACACCATCCAATGTATACAACATTTACAAGAAAGGATACACCTCTCAACTAATTGGTAGCAGTGAAATCAATGGGACTCCGGCACATGAAATATTACTGACTTCTGATAAAGCCAATGCCAGATTTAAACGAATCAAGCTTTATATCGATAAAGCTAAAAATGAAATATTGGCTTGGGAAATTAAAGATGATGTAGGAGGAACATTTAAATATACTTTTAAAGAATTGAATCCCAATGTAAAGATTGTGGATGATTACTTTGTATTTAAAGTAAGTGAAAATCAAGATGTAGAGGTAATTGACTTGAGGTAA
- a CDS encoding FtsK/SpoIIIE family DNA translocase has product MAANTYKKNTFKKKETSGKSAPKSKKRFNWAFFSDKRWSLSFGIIFMMFSVFMFLAFLSYLFVGQADQSLVNASGMPVRTKAGETQNLLGYTGAVMSYFMIYRWFGIAALFFPPFLFFWGYKLSFKNSLVSLTRYAGFSLFFLVWLGLLMGYLVHLIDGYNYLAFLSGGFGYELAILSDAFLGWGTFILIFGSLLIFVIVFFNVDQITWFNHSEKENLQDEDSENEQAMLDRQTFISEEEIEEKDNFEHLEAEDLENTEPLEEEDKTETNSWKVTHSKKPNPPAKKDAAEPAFKVEDTTKDGPVETKDPLAENNFVVKNKENEEKTAEMVENLDPYDPTIDLPSYQFPTLSLLNEYDQQKVTVTRQELEENKNKIVETLVNFKIGIQEIKATIGPTVTLYEIIPDPGVKISKIKNLEDDIALSLAALGIRIIAPIPGKGTIGIEVPNKNRELVAARSVLGTEKFMKSDKDLPVALGKTISNEVFVVDLAKMPHLLMAGATGQGKSVGLNMILASLIYKKHPSQLKLILVDPKKVELTLFNKIERHFLAKLPNAEEAIITDTKKVIYTLNSLCIEMDNRYDLLKDAGCRNLKEYNAKFVSRKLNPDKGHRFMPYIVLVIDELADLMMTAGKEIEGPIARLAQLARAIGIHLVLATQRPSVNVITGIIKANFPARLSFRVTSKIDSRTILDAGGAEQLIGMGDMLLSMGSDVIRLQCAFLDTPEVDAVCDWIGDQRGYSDAYLLPEFVGEDGESGLGEVDLSERDALFDDAARLIVMHQQGSTSLIQRKLKLGYNRAGRIIDQLEAAGIVGAFEGSKAREVLVQDENTLEQLLNNL; this is encoded by the coding sequence ATGGCTGCAAATACATATAAGAAAAATACATTCAAAAAGAAGGAGACTTCTGGAAAATCAGCCCCTAAAAGTAAAAAGAGATTCAACTGGGCATTTTTCAGTGATAAGCGATGGAGTTTATCTTTTGGAATCATCTTTATGATGTTTTCAGTATTTATGTTTTTGGCTTTTTTGAGCTATTTATTTGTTGGGCAAGCAGATCAAAGCCTGGTCAATGCCTCAGGTATGCCTGTTCGCACCAAGGCCGGTGAAACCCAAAACCTATTGGGCTATACAGGTGCTGTGATGAGTTATTTTATGATATATCGCTGGTTTGGCATCGCTGCATTATTCTTCCCCCCATTTTTATTCTTTTGGGGATACAAATTATCATTCAAAAACTCCTTGGTTTCACTTACCAGATATGCAGGATTTTCCCTTTTCTTTTTGGTATGGTTGGGGCTATTAATGGGTTATTTGGTTCACCTTATTGATGGTTACAATTATCTGGCTTTTCTTAGCGGGGGGTTTGGTTATGAACTGGCCATCCTTTCAGACGCCTTTCTTGGCTGGGGAACTTTTATCCTAATATTTGGGTCTTTGTTGATCTTTGTTATCGTATTTTTCAATGTAGATCAAATCACATGGTTTAATCATTCTGAAAAGGAGAACTTACAAGACGAGGATTCGGAAAATGAACAAGCAATGCTTGATCGACAAACCTTTATTTCAGAAGAAGAAATTGAGGAAAAGGACAATTTTGAACATCTTGAAGCTGAGGACTTAGAAAATACTGAACCCTTGGAGGAAGAAGATAAAACTGAAACAAACAGCTGGAAAGTCACCCATTCCAAAAAGCCTAATCCTCCAGCAAAAAAAGACGCAGCGGAACCGGCTTTCAAGGTCGAAGACACCACAAAAGACGGTCCTGTGGAAACAAAAGATCCATTGGCAGAAAATAATTTTGTAGTCAAAAATAAAGAGAATGAGGAAAAAACAGCGGAGATGGTTGAAAACCTGGATCCTTATGATCCTACAATCGACCTGCCCAGCTATCAGTTTCCTACCCTCTCCCTACTCAATGAATACGATCAACAGAAGGTAACTGTAACCAGACAGGAACTCGAGGAAAACAAAAATAAGATCGTTGAAACACTGGTGAATTTTAAGATCGGCATCCAAGAGATCAAAGCTACAATAGGTCCAACGGTCACATTATATGAGATCATTCCTGACCCGGGTGTAAAAATCAGTAAGATTAAAAATCTTGAGGATGACATTGCCCTTAGTTTAGCTGCTTTGGGGATCCGGATCATTGCTCCTATCCCCGGCAAAGGCACAATAGGTATAGAAGTTCCAAACAAAAACAGGGAATTGGTGGCTGCCCGTTCAGTATTGGGTACAGAGAAGTTTATGAAGAGTGATAAGGATCTTCCTGTGGCTCTGGGTAAAACCATTTCCAATGAAGTGTTTGTAGTTGATCTGGCCAAAATGCCTCACCTACTTATGGCAGGTGCAACGGGTCAAGGTAAATCAGTAGGCTTAAATATGATTCTTGCTTCCCTAATATACAAGAAGCACCCCTCCCAGCTAAAACTTATTTTGGTGGATCCTAAAAAAGTGGAATTAACACTTTTCAATAAAATAGAAAGACATTTCCTAGCCAAACTTCCCAATGCTGAAGAGGCCATTATCACAGATACCAAGAAGGTAATTTATACTTTGAATTCCCTCTGCATAGAGATGGACAACCGGTATGATCTATTAAAAGATGCGGGCTGTAGAAATTTGAAGGAATACAATGCAAAGTTTGTTTCAAGGAAGTTAAATCCTGACAAAGGGCACAGGTTTATGCCCTATATTGTTTTGGTAATTGATGAATTGGCAGACCTTATGATGACTGCTGGAAAAGAAATTGAAGGCCCTATTGCCAGGCTCGCCCAATTGGCCAGAGCCATCGGTATCCACCTTGTGCTTGCCACCCAAAGGCCATCAGTAAATGTGATTACGGGTATAATTAAAGCCAACTTCCCTGCTAGATTATCCTTTAGGGTAACCAGTAAAATTGATAGCCGGACCATCCTGGATGCAGGAGGGGCAGAACAGTTAATTGGCATGGGAGATATGCTTCTATCAATGGGTTCTGATGTGATTCGTTTGCAGTGTGCCTTCCTCGACACGCCAGAAGTGGATGCTGTTTGTGACTGGATAGGTGACCAAAGGGGTTACTCCGATGCCTACCTCTTGCCGGAATTTGTTGGCGAGGATGGAGAAAGTGGCTTGGGAGAAGTGGACCTTTCTGAGCGGGATGCACTATTTGATGATGCAGCCAGACTTATTGTGATGCACCAACAAGGGAGCACTTCTTTAATCCAAAGAAAACTGAAGCTGGGATACAATCGTGCAGGGAGAATAATTGATCAATTGGAAGCAGCCGGAATTGTAGGGGCTTTTGAGGGTAGTAAAGCTAGGGAAGTATTGGTCCAGGATGAAAATACTTTGGAACAGTTATTGAATAACCTTTAA